The Prevotella sp. E9-3 genome has a window encoding:
- a CDS encoding di-heme oxidoredictase family protein, giving the protein MKELKINLFALLAITAPLLTSCQDDDEGQTTEKEYPYNLAEKEEAFGKANDVFSADEWYPGGQLGTTRNRSYSAFSPAVEVLNDGEAHFTHGEDFFEHMYTLNTEPRKGLGPAWVRSSCFHCHPGYGHGKRQDRYRANDIGNGYLLVIYHPATNGYITEVTGMPQTQAMSPFKAPIDESLIDIQWKKVTEMESGLALQFPDGEEYELIYPEVVIPQTAFNTNPKPEDYEVRLESTIGIYGTGLLDAITDDDMREQYRKEAKHAELNPAMWDKEADDFAASAYYKANYNDLGTFHGDHGPVKKFTYAMTRGSLQDGPGANAIWNITNVTRSDRHFLYTTTAWAKAQSEDEEVISYIQEHGADENSLLHPFYADGKKENISERVNDILSISSIAKKETFDKYLFKGMPYNGKEEMGDEDYYDFMVWHRGLAVPAARNLNDKDVMRGKELFAQIGCTNCHRPSWKTGDDKMWVDACIKAYADSKGLAKDGNYSKLLPQYPNQTIWPYTDMVQHKLYMKNDIRTGWCRTTPLWGRGLSQVLTGAEDRLHDCRARNEIEAIMWHGYSKDSHAYRPTEKFYNLPKADRDAIVKFLRAI; this is encoded by the coding sequence ATGAAAGAATTAAAAATTAATCTCTTTGCTCTTTTAGCAATCACTGCGCCCCTCTTGACATCATGTCAGGACGACGATGAAGGACAGACAACAGAAAAGGAATATCCTTATAATTTGGCAGAGAAAGAGGAAGCCTTCGGTAAGGCAAACGATGTATTCTCAGCCGACGAGTGGTATCCAGGCGGACAGCTGGGTACAACGAGAAATCGTAGTTACTCAGCCTTCTCGCCTGCTGTTGAAGTACTCAACGATGGTGAGGCCCACTTCACTCACGGTGAGGATTTCTTCGAGCACATGTACACGCTGAACACCGAACCTCGTAAGGGACTTGGACCTGCATGGGTACGTTCAAGCTGCTTCCATTGTCATCCAGGCTATGGTCATGGCAAACGTCAGGACCGTTATCGTGCCAACGACATTGGCAATGGCTACCTTCTTGTTATCTATCATCCTGCAACCAATGGCTATATCACCGAGGTAACAGGTATGCCTCAAACACAGGCCATGTCACCTTTCAAAGCTCCTATCGATGAAAGTCTTATCGATATTCAGTGGAAGAAGGTTACTGAGATGGAAAGTGGATTAGCCCTTCAATTCCCCGATGGTGAGGAATACGAGCTGATCTATCCTGAGGTAGTGATTCCACAGACTGCGTTCAATACCAATCCTAAACCAGAGGATTACGAAGTACGTCTTGAATCGACCATAGGCATCTACGGAACTGGTTTGCTTGACGCTATTACCGATGATGATATGCGCGAGCAGTATCGCAAGGAGGCAAAACACGCCGAACTGAACCCTGCTATGTGGGACAAGGAAGCTGATGACTTCGCTGCATCTGCCTACTACAAAGCAAACTACAACGATTTAGGAACATTCCACGGTGACCATGGTCCTGTGAAGAAGTTCACCTATGCCATGACTCGTGGTTCACTGCAGGACGGTCCTGGTGCTAACGCTATATGGAACATCACTAACGTAACCCGTAGCGACCGTCACTTCCTCTATACAACGACTGCATGGGCAAAGGCACAGAGCGAAGATGAAGAAGTGATCAGCTATATTCAGGAACACGGTGCCGACGAGAACAGTTTGCTGCACCCCTTCTATGCTGATGGCAAGAAAGAGAACATTTCAGAACGCGTGAATGATATTCTGAGCATCTCATCAATTGCCAAGAAAGAGACATTCGACAAATACCTGTTCAAGGGAATGCCTTATAACGGAAAGGAAGAAATGGGTGATGAAGATTATTACGACTTTATGGTTTGGCATCGCGGTTTAGCTGTACCAGCAGCTCGTAACCTGAACGATAAGGATGTGATGCGCGGTAAGGAACTGTTCGCACAGATCGGATGCACAAACTGTCACCGTCCTTCATGGAAGACTGGCGACGACAAGATGTGGGTGGATGCCTGCATCAAAGCCTATGCCGACAGCAAGGGTCTGGCCAAAGATGGCAACTACTCAAAATTGCTGCCTCAATATCCTAACCAGACCATCTGGCCTTATACCGACATGGTTCAGCACAAACTGTACATGAAGAACGACATTCGTACAGGATGGTGCCGTACTACCCCACTCTGGGGCCGCGGTTTGTCACAGGTACTGACAGGAGCAGAAGACCGTCTGCACGACTGTCGTGCTCGTAATGAGATTGAGGCAATCATGTGGCATGGCTATTCTAAAGACTCACATGCCTATCGTCCAACAGAGAAGTTCTACAATCTGCCCAAGGCTGATAGAGACGCCATTGTGAAGTTCCTCCGGGCTATCTAA
- a CDS encoding imelysin family protein, translating into MKKIFKFAMMFAVTGALSFGFTSCSNDDDNNDNNGKVDQTSKFSDASYGTEAMKACDDIIAQLGVAMKAIEKSALTNEQKDELNKALANNVDNVIVPTYTNLANAAEKLQKALGDLSVDQIQQQNINDACEAFKEARAWWEKSEAFLGGAAQDFSIDPAIDSWPLNRDLLHSYFATGSYSEEALEDCSILGFHALEFVLFRNGEPRKVEEFKGLDTYKGFTDVKGAEELKYANDVAEKLVLYCYNLEVAWSEDPNAQRLAAVKNAELAYQTNKGQSYGWNMKNAGNTRSTFSELEEAIDQVLNSDEGSAAAIANEVGGGKIGHPFKSGLIFYVESPYSYNSITDFQNNIRSIENVWYGNVNGASGNANYSLHSWFAKNDAKTGEAVENAIRNGIEKIGAMPAPFVKYVSTLWKVSFEDTPVSEIPE; encoded by the coding sequence ATGAAGAAAATTTTCAAATTCGCTATGATGTTTGCCGTAACAGGCGCATTAAGCTTTGGTTTTACATCGTGCAGCAACGATGATGACAACAACGACAACAACGGCAAAGTAGACCAGACTTCAAAGTTTAGTGATGCCTCATACGGCACCGAAGCAATGAAGGCCTGCGATGATATCATTGCACAGTTGGGAGTTGCCATGAAGGCTATTGAGAAGAGTGCTTTGACCAACGAGCAAAAAGATGAGTTGAACAAGGCATTAGCCAACAATGTTGACAATGTGATTGTGCCTACCTATACTAATCTTGCCAATGCTGCTGAGAAACTGCAAAAGGCACTTGGCGACTTGTCGGTTGATCAGATTCAGCAACAGAACATCAACGATGCCTGCGAGGCTTTCAAGGAAGCTCGCGCATGGTGGGAGAAGAGTGAGGCTTTCTTAGGAGGTGCCGCTCAGGATTTCTCCATCGACCCGGCAATTGACTCATGGCCTCTGAACCGTGATTTGCTGCACAGCTATTTTGCTACTGGCAGCTATAGCGAGGAAGCACTTGAAGATTGCAGTATTCTCGGATTCCACGCTCTTGAGTTTGTGTTGTTCCGCAACGGCGAACCGCGTAAAGTGGAAGAGTTCAAAGGTCTTGACACCTACAAAGGATTTACGGATGTTAAGGGTGCCGAGGAGCTGAAATATGCTAACGACGTGGCCGAAAAGTTGGTGTTGTATTGTTACAACCTGGAAGTAGCCTGGAGCGAGGACCCCAATGCCCAGCGCTTGGCTGCTGTAAAAAATGCAGAATTGGCATACCAGACCAACAAAGGACAGAGCTACGGTTGGAACATGAAGAATGCCGGCAATACACGTAGCACTTTCAGCGAACTGGAGGAAGCTATCGATCAGGTGTTGAACAGCGATGAAGGTAGTGCTGCAGCAATTGCCAATGAGGTAGGCGGCGGTAAGATTGGACACCCCTTCAAGTCGGGTCTCATCTTCTACGTAGAGTCTCCTTATAGCTATAATTCTATCACAGACTTCCAGAACAATATCCGCTCTATCGAAAATGTATGGTATGGCAATGTTAACGGTGCAAGTGGCAATGCCAACTACAGTCTGCACAGCTGGTTTGCCAAAAACGATGCAAAAACCGGTGAGGCTGTTGAGAATGCAATCAGAAACGGTATTGAGAAGATTGGTGCTATGCCAGCTCCATTCGTGAAGTACGTGAGCACTCTTTGGAAGGTCAGCTTCGAGGACACTCCTGTAAGCGAAATCCCAGAATAA
- a CDS encoding glycoside hydrolase family 2 TIM barrel-domain containing protein: protein MLKLLLLTFACMASVEAMSAPKEKTPVWKDPYVNQVNRESRRANFFAFENAELTKANDKSKSSRFMSMEGKWRFNFVKDHNLAPKDFFSLKFDDKDWVDFPVPGLFEIEGYGDKIYKNVGYSWATTFESDPPYIGEINNYTGSYRRTFTLPQDWNGQDVFFHVGSATSNLSVWVNGKFVGYSEDSKVAAEFNITKFLKKGENLIAMQVMRWCDGSYLEDQDFWRFTGIAREVYLYARPKVHIKDITVSGDWDSEKKLGAIDYTIDVANPSGINLEVSLMKPNGEIIFQHDGHKWPYYKHENFILNYNDVEPWSAETPRLYDFCVTLKKNGKVLEVVKQRIGFRRVEIKNSQLLVNGQPILIKGADRHELDPDGGYIVSMDRMIQDIKIMKQLNINAVRTCHYPDDPRWYDLCDEYGLYVTAEANLESHGMGYGEKTLAKNKDFEKMHLERNQGNVLTLRNHPSIIVWSLGNEAGYGPNFEKAYDWVKATDATRPCQYEQAGQNGKTDIFCPMYYDYNGCEKYSQNDNPRPLIQCEYAHAMGNSMGGFKEYWDLIRKFPKYQGGYIWDFVDQGMRDKSPITGRTIFTYGGDYGKYPASDYNFNCNGIIAPDRRLNPHAYEVGYYYQNVWLKDVDLKNGKLEVYNENFFKTLDDLEMMCMLVLGGEKNNVYVVKEFNDFNNIAPQSRKLIESPSLKKAIAEYTAKYPDREIVANFFFRAHNAQPLIEKGQIMAKQQFIIQGYKYPDLNATANAQSTSLNSQIQKEETNSYVKLSAAGTDLYIGKWTGWIDYITVDGKEMLQNRASVLPEFWRAPTDNDYGASLQRNFRTWHNPNMKLQEVTCVSNNSVVAKFDMKDQHAQLTMTYTLTPEGEVIVREQLSTEKDANVAELFRFGMQLQMPKQYNKVRYYGRGPAENYIDRNNSEFIGRYENKVRKEYFDYIRPQESGNHTDVRWFQVIDKSGTGLCFYSNAPMEASALPYSTDMLDDGPHKDKAWGRHSGDLVAPGQTFVHIQKRQIGLACVNSWGAWPRKEYRMPYQDYDFTFAIKPLRK, encoded by the coding sequence ATGTTGAAATTACTTTTGCTAACATTTGCATGCATGGCTTCCGTTGAAGCGATGTCTGCGCCCAAAGAAAAAACTCCTGTTTGGAAAGACCCTTACGTTAATCAAGTTAATCGCGAATCGCGCCGGGCTAATTTCTTCGCTTTTGAGAATGCTGAGCTGACTAAGGCAAACGATAAATCAAAATCAAGCCGCTTTATGTCGATGGAAGGCAAGTGGCGTTTCAATTTTGTAAAAGACCACAATTTGGCTCCCAAAGATTTCTTTTCGTTGAAGTTTGATGACAAGGACTGGGTGGACTTCCCAGTACCCGGACTCTTCGAGATTGAAGGATATGGTGATAAGATATATAAGAATGTAGGCTATTCGTGGGCTACTACTTTTGAGAGTGATCCACCTTACATTGGCGAAATTAATAACTACACAGGTTCATATCGTCGTACGTTCACGCTGCCACAGGACTGGAACGGACAAGATGTTTTCTTTCACGTAGGCTCTGCTACCAGCAATCTGTCGGTATGGGTCAATGGCAAGTTCGTTGGCTATTCTGAAGATTCGAAGGTTGCTGCTGAGTTTAATATCACTAAGTTCTTAAAGAAAGGTGAGAACCTTATTGCAATGCAGGTGATGCGCTGGTGTGATGGCTCTTATTTGGAGGATCAGGACTTCTGGCGCTTTACTGGTATTGCTCGTGAGGTTTATCTCTATGCTCGTCCGAAAGTTCATATCAAGGATATTACCGTATCTGGGGACTGGGATAGCGAGAAGAAACTGGGTGCCATAGATTATACAATAGATGTAGCAAATCCATCAGGTATTAATCTGGAGGTGTCGCTAATGAAACCTAATGGGGAAATAATCTTCCAACATGACGGTCATAAATGGCCTTATTATAAGCACGAGAATTTCATCCTGAACTATAATGATGTGGAACCTTGGTCGGCAGAAACGCCGCGACTGTATGATTTCTGTGTGACGCTGAAGAAGAACGGTAAGGTATTGGAAGTAGTGAAGCAGCGCATCGGTTTCCGTCGTGTCGAAATCAAGAACTCTCAGTTGCTCGTCAATGGCCAGCCTATATTAATAAAAGGTGCCGACCGTCACGAACTTGATCCTGATGGTGGTTATATCGTTTCGATGGACCGTATGATTCAGGACATCAAAATTATGAAGCAACTGAACATTAACGCTGTCCGTACTTGCCATTATCCGGACGATCCCCGCTGGTATGACCTCTGCGATGAGTATGGTCTATATGTTACCGCTGAAGCTAACCTTGAAAGTCATGGAATGGGCTATGGCGAAAAGACCCTTGCCAAGAACAAAGACTTCGAGAAGATGCATCTGGAGCGTAATCAAGGCAACGTGCTCACCTTGCGCAATCATCCATCAATCATCGTTTGGTCATTAGGCAACGAGGCTGGCTATGGTCCTAATTTCGAGAAAGCTTACGACTGGGTGAAAGCTACTGATGCCACCCGTCCCTGTCAGTATGAACAGGCCGGACAGAATGGTAAGACAGACATTTTCTGTCCTATGTATTATGATTACAATGGTTGCGAGAAATATTCTCAGAACGATAATCCCCGTCCTCTTATTCAGTGTGAATATGCACATGCAATGGGCAACTCAATGGGTGGTTTCAAAGAATATTGGGACCTCATTCGTAAGTTCCCCAAGTATCAGGGCGGCTATATCTGGGATTTTGTTGATCAGGGCATGCGCGACAAGAGTCCTATCACTGGCCGCACAATCTTTACTTACGGTGGTGACTATGGTAAGTATCCTGCTTCCGACTATAACTTCAACTGTAATGGTATCATCGCTCCCGACCGTCGTCTGAATCCCCATGCTTATGAAGTGGGCTATTACTATCAGAATGTATGGCTGAAGGATGTTGACTTGAAGAACGGTAAGTTGGAAGTTTATAATGAGAACTTCTTCAAGACACTCGACGACCTTGAAATGATGTGTATGTTGGTTCTTGGTGGCGAGAAGAACAATGTCTATGTAGTGAAGGAATTTAATGATTTCAATAATATAGCACCTCAGAGCCGAAAACTAATTGAGTCGCCCTCTTTGAAAAAGGCGATTGCCGAATACACAGCCAAATATCCTGATCGCGAAATTGTAGCTAATTTCTTCTTCCGTGCACATAATGCCCAGCCTCTTATTGAAAAAGGGCAGATTATGGCCAAGCAGCAGTTCATCATTCAGGGCTATAAGTATCCTGATTTGAATGCAACAGCTAACGCTCAATCTACATCTCTCAATTCTCAAATACAGAAAGAAGAGACCAACAGCTATGTGAAACTCTCGGCTGCTGGTACCGACCTCTATATAGGTAAGTGGACGGGTTGGATTGACTATATCACTGTTGATGGCAAGGAGATGTTGCAGAACCGTGCAAGCGTTCTGCCAGAATTCTGGCGTGCACCTACCGATAATGACTATGGTGCAAGTCTGCAGCGTAATTTCCGTACTTGGCACAATCCTAATATGAAGCTTCAGGAAGTTACCTGCGTAAGCAATAATTCCGTAGTCGCTAAGTTCGATATGAAAGACCAGCATGCCCAGCTCACCATGACCTATACCCTTACTCCTGAGGGTGAGGTGATTGTTCGTGAACAACTTTCTACTGAGAAAGATGCCAATGTGGCAGAATTGTTCCGCTTCGGTATGCAGTTGCAGATGCCTAAACAATATAATAAGGTGCGCTACTATGGTCGTGGACCTGCCGAAAACTATATTGACCGCAACAACTCTGAGTTTATCGGCCGTTACGAGAACAAGGTTCGCAAGGAGTATTTCGATTATATTCGTCCGCAGGAGTCTGGCAACCATACTGATGTACGTTGGTTCCAGGTTATCGATAAGTCGGGCACGGGCCTCTGCTTCTACTCAAACGCTCCGATGGAAGCATCTGCTCTGCCTTATAGTACAGATATGCTCGATGATGGACCTCATAAAGACAAAGCGTGGGGACGCCATTCTGGTGATCTCGTTGCTCCAGGACAGACTTTCGTTCACATTCAGAAGCGTCAAATCGGACTGGCTTGCGTTAACTCATGGGGCGCTTGGCCTCGCAAGGAATATCGTATGCCTTATCAGGACTACGACTTTACCTTTGCTATCAAGCCCTTGCGCAAATAA
- the mutA gene encoding methylmalonyl-CoA mutase small subunit, with product MMANREKLFTEFASPSTQEWLDKIEVDLKGADFQKRLVWRTNEGFNVQPFYRREDLANLKTPDSLPGEFPFVRGNNKDSNQWYIRQNIEASDPKAANAKALDILNKGVDSLGFHIPGKLVSMDTVETLLNGIYCDCVEVNFSTCQRHSLELAEILKTYWQKKGYDKERIVGSIEWDPMKKMVLKGKDVTGVLAFAPKLAESFKDYPNFRGITVHSDALNNAGAYIVQELGYALAWGNEYLQSLTDAGVDASLAAKSLKFNMGISENYFMEIAKFRAARLLWAQIVKQYEPKCDCACKMIINATTSTYNQTLFDSYVNLLRSQTEAMSAALGSVHSMVVTPFDAPYEQATEFSERIARNQQLLLKEESHFGQVVDPGAGSYYIEHLTDALAQEAWKLFLKVEEEGGFLAAIKAGTVQDDINATNVKRHGDAAKRKEFILGTNQFPNFTEKSEGKKPCKQHCGCGGVHHNGEETIAFKSIESTRLAADFEDLRIHTEETKVPTAFMLTIGNLAMRQARAQFSCNFLACAGYKVIDNLGFKTVEEGVDAALEAKADIVVICSSDDEYAEYAIPAFKYLNGRAMFVVAGAPACMEDLKAAGIENFVHVKCNVLETLKEYNQKLGI from the coding sequence ATTATGGCAAACAGAGAAAAACTCTTTACCGAGTTCGCGTCGCCTTCCACCCAGGAGTGGTTGGATAAGATTGAGGTTGACTTGAAAGGGGCCGACTTCCAGAAGCGCTTGGTATGGAGAACAAACGAAGGCTTTAATGTACAGCCTTTCTATCGCCGTGAAGATTTGGCGAATTTAAAAACACCTGATTCTCTTCCTGGAGAGTTCCCCTTTGTTCGAGGAAATAATAAAGATTCTAACCAATGGTATATTCGTCAGAATATTGAAGCTAGTGATCCGAAGGCTGCTAATGCTAAGGCTCTCGATATTCTGAACAAAGGTGTAGATTCGCTTGGATTCCATATTCCCGGAAAGTTGGTGTCGATGGATACTGTTGAGACTTTGCTCAACGGCATCTATTGTGACTGTGTAGAGGTGAACTTCTCTACATGCCAGCGTCACTCACTCGAACTTGCTGAGATTCTTAAGACCTACTGGCAGAAGAAAGGCTACGATAAAGAGAGAATCGTAGGCTCTATTGAGTGGGACCCAATGAAAAAAATGGTGCTCAAAGGTAAGGATGTTACTGGTGTATTGGCCTTTGCTCCAAAGTTGGCCGAGTCGTTTAAAGACTATCCCAACTTCCGTGGTATCACTGTACACAGTGATGCATTGAACAATGCAGGTGCCTATATTGTGCAGGAATTAGGGTATGCGTTGGCCTGGGGTAATGAATATTTACAGTCGCTTACCGATGCAGGCGTTGATGCTTCTTTGGCAGCCAAGAGTCTCAAATTCAATATGGGCATTTCCGAGAACTACTTCATGGAGATTGCCAAGTTCCGTGCTGCCCGTCTTCTCTGGGCTCAGATTGTGAAGCAGTATGAGCCTAAGTGCGACTGTGCTTGTAAGATGATAATCAATGCTACTACCTCTACTTATAATCAGACACTCTTTGATAGCTATGTAAACTTGTTGCGTTCACAGACTGAGGCTATGAGTGCAGCTTTAGGAAGTGTTCATTCAATGGTGGTCACTCCGTTTGATGCCCCATACGAACAGGCTACTGAATTCTCTGAGCGTATAGCCCGAAATCAGCAGTTGTTGCTGAAGGAAGAGAGTCATTTCGGTCAGGTTGTTGATCCAGGTGCCGGTTCTTACTATATTGAGCACCTTACTGATGCTTTGGCTCAAGAGGCCTGGAAGCTATTCTTGAAGGTAGAAGAAGAGGGCGGTTTCTTGGCAGCTATCAAGGCAGGTACCGTTCAGGATGATATCAATGCAACCAATGTTAAACGTCATGGCGATGCTGCAAAACGCAAGGAGTTCATTCTGGGTACCAATCAGTTCCCTAACTTCACTGAGAAAAGTGAGGGTAAAAAGCCCTGCAAGCAGCATTGTGGTTGTGGTGGCGTACACCATAATGGGGAAGAAACCATAGCTTTCAAGTCTATCGAGAGTACTCGACTTGCCGCTGATTTCGAGGATTTACGCATCCATACTGAGGAAACTAAGGTGCCTACAGCTTTCATGCTGACCATTGGTAATCTGGCCATGCGTCAGGCTCGTGCACAATTCTCATGCAACTTCTTGGCCTGTGCTGGTTATAAGGTAATTGATAACCTTGGATTCAAGACTGTTGAAGAGGGTGTTGATGCTGCTTTGGAGGCTAAGGCCGATATCGTAGTTATCTGTTCTTCTGATGATGAGTATGCTGAGTATGCTATCCCTGCATTTAAGTACTTGAATGGTCGCGCCATGTTCGTTGTAGCTGGTGCCCCTGCTTGCATGGAGGATCTTAAAGCCGCTGGCATCGAGAACTTTGTTCACGTGAAGTGCAACGTACTTGAGACTTTGAAAGAATATAATCAGAAACTTGGTATTTAA
- the scpA gene encoding methylmalonyl-CoA mutase: protein MRKQFKDIDIYAGIKAQDGAKWIKDNGIVENWKTPEHIEVRPVYTKEDLEGMEHLDFTAGIPPYLRGPYSMMYPFKPWTIRQYAGFSTAEESNAFYRRNLASGQKGLSVAFDLPTHRGYDPDNARVVGDVGKAGVSICNEENMKVLFSGIPLNKMSVSMTMNGAVLPILAFYIVAGLEQGAQLEEMAGTIQNDILKEFMVRNTYIYPPAFSMKIIADIFEYTSQKMPKFNSISISGYHMQEAGATADIELAYTLADGMDYLRTGVNAGIDVDAFAPRLSFFWAIGMNHFMEIAKMRAGRLLWAKIVKSFGAKNPKSLALRTHSQTSGWSLTEQDPFNNVGRTCIEAMAAVLGHTQSLHTNALDEAIALPTDFSARIARNTQIYIQNETKVCKQIDPWAGSYYVETLTNELVHKAWEHIQEIEKLGGMAKAIETGLPKMRIEEAAARTQARIDSGVQTIVGTNKYRLEHEDPIDILEVDNTAVRKQQEENLKEVKAHRDEAACKAALKAITECVRDFKEGRKSENNLLDLAVKAAQLRCTLGEISDACEEIVGRYKAVIRTISGVYSSESKNDDQFAEACRLTDEFAKKEGRRPRIFVAKMGQDGHDRGAKVVATGYADCGFDVDMGPLFQTPEEAAREAVENDVHIVGASSLAAGHKTLIPQLIEELHKLGRDDIMVIAGGVIPAQDYDFLYKAGVAAIFGPGTPVPYSAVTMMKILMDKE from the coding sequence ATGCGTAAACAGTTTAAAGATATTGATATCTATGCAGGCATCAAGGCTCAAGATGGTGCCAAGTGGATTAAAGATAATGGAATCGTAGAAAACTGGAAGACTCCAGAGCATATCGAGGTTCGCCCAGTTTATACTAAGGAAGACCTCGAAGGAATGGAACACCTCGACTTTACAGCTGGTATTCCTCCTTATCTGCGTGGTCCTTATTCAATGATGTACCCCTTCAAGCCTTGGACTATCCGTCAGTATGCCGGATTCTCTACAGCTGAAGAATCAAATGCATTCTATCGCCGTAATCTGGCATCTGGTCAGAAAGGTCTTTCTGTAGCTTTTGATCTGCCTACACACCGTGGTTACGACCCTGATAACGCTCGTGTTGTGGGCGATGTGGGTAAGGCCGGCGTGTCTATCTGCAACGAAGAGAACATGAAGGTGCTCTTCTCTGGTATTCCTTTGAACAAGATGTCTGTGTCTATGACCATGAATGGTGCCGTGCTTCCTATTCTTGCTTTCTATATTGTGGCAGGTTTGGAGCAGGGCGCTCAGTTGGAAGAGATGGCAGGAACCATTCAGAACGATATTCTGAAGGAATTCATGGTGCGTAACACGTATATCTATCCTCCTGCATTCTCGATGAAGATTATTGCCGATATCTTCGAATACACCTCTCAGAAGATGCCTAAGTTCAATTCTATCTCTATCTCAGGCTATCACATGCAGGAGGCTGGTGCTACCGCTGATATTGAGTTGGCTTACACCCTGGCCGATGGAATGGACTACCTTCGTACGGGTGTCAATGCTGGTATTGATGTGGATGCTTTTGCACCTCGTCTCTCATTCTTCTGGGCTATCGGTATGAACCACTTTATGGAGATTGCCAAGATGCGTGCAGGTCGACTACTGTGGGCAAAGATTGTAAAGAGCTTCGGCGCTAAGAATCCTAAGTCGCTTGCTCTGCGTACCCACTCTCAGACTTCTGGTTGGTCGCTTACCGAGCAGGATCCATTCAACAACGTTGGTCGTACCTGTATCGAGGCTATGGCTGCTGTATTGGGTCATACCCAGTCACTCCATACCAACGCCCTTGATGAGGCTATTGCTCTGCCTACCGACTTCTCGGCTCGTATCGCTCGTAACACGCAGATTTACATCCAGAACGAGACCAAGGTGTGCAAGCAGATTGACCCGTGGGCAGGTTCTTACTATGTGGAGACACTTACCAACGAACTTGTTCATAAAGCTTGGGAACACATTCAGGAGATTGAAAAACTGGGTGGTATGGCAAAGGCTATTGAGACCGGTCTGCCAAAGATGCGTATTGAGGAGGCTGCTGCCCGTACTCAGGCACGTATCGATAGTGGTGTTCAGACTATCGTTGGTACCAACAAGTACCGTTTGGAACACGAGGATCCTATCGACATTCTTGAGGTTGACAACACCGCTGTACGCAAGCAGCAGGAGGAGAACTTGAAGGAGGTGAAGGCCCATCGTGATGAAGCTGCTTGTAAGGCAGCGTTGAAGGCAATCACTGAATGCGTACGTGATTTCAAAGAAGGTCGTAAATCAGAGAACAATCTGCTCGACCTTGCAGTAAAGGCTGCTCAGTTGCGTTGTACACTGGGCGAGATTTCAGATGCCTGCGAGGAAATTGTAGGTCGTTACAAAGCAGTAATCAGAACCATTTCAGGCGTGTATAGTTCAGAATCAAAGAATGACGATCAGTTTGCCGAGGCTTGCCGACTGACCGATGAGTTTGCTAAGAAAGAGGGTCGTCGTCCGCGTATCTTTGTTGCTAAGATGGGACAGGACGGTCACGACCGTGGTGCGAAAGTAGTGGCTACGGGCTATGCCGATTGTGGCTTCGATGTGGATATGGGACCATTGTTCCAAACTCCAGAGGAAGCTGCACGCGAAGCTGTTGAGAACGATGTCCATATCGTTGGCGCTTCGTCGTTGGCTGCCGGTCATAAAACACTTATTCCACAGCTTATCGAGGAACTTCACAAATTAGGCCGCGATGATATCATGGTCATTGCTGGTGGCGTTATTCCTGCTCAGGACTATGATTTCCTCTATAAAGCTGGTGTAGCTGCTATCTTCGGTCCTGGTACTCCAGTGCCTTATTCAGCTGTTACCATGATGAAGATTCTCATGGATAAGGAATAA
- a CDS encoding SIMPL domain-containing protein has translation MKEDRLIAAALIALGIICLGWFVKSGIDNFANKDRHVTVKGLAEREVPADKVTWSIGTKVTGNDLPMLYESINVQTAKIKRFLKDNGLDEKEITINPPTISDLEAREWGDNNKNFRYIVSTTITVATGKVEQVNKAIFEQAVLLKQGVAIENSNAQYEYASFQQMKPEMMAEAIKNAQKTAEQFAEASNAELGGIQTAGQGQFEIDDRDQNTPYIKKLRVVTTITYSLKN, from the coding sequence ATGAAAGAAGATCGTTTGATTGCAGCAGCATTAATTGCTTTGGGCATCATCTGCCTGGGGTGGTTCGTAAAAAGTGGTATTGACAATTTTGCCAATAAGGACCGCCACGTAACTGTGAAAGGACTTGCTGAACGTGAGGTGCCAGCCGATAAGGTTACATGGAGTATTGGCACAAAGGTGACTGGCAATGACCTGCCTATGCTCTATGAAAGTATAAACGTACAGACTGCAAAAATCAAGAGGTTCTTGAAAGATAACGGATTGGATGAGAAGGAAATTACCATTAACCCGCCAACCATCAGTGATCTGGAAGCAAGAGAGTGGGGCGATAACAATAAGAATTTCAGATATATCGTTTCTACAACCATCACTGTGGCTACAGGTAAGGTGGAACAGGTGAACAAGGCGATTTTTGAACAGGCTGTACTACTGAAGCAGGGTGTCGCAATCGAAAACAGTAATGCGCAGTATGAATATGCTTCGTTCCAACAAATGAAGCCTGAAATGATGGCAGAGGCAATTAAGAATGCTCAGAAGACTGCCGAGCAGTTTGCAGAAGCAAGCAATGCTGAACTCGGTGGAATACAAACAGCCGGACAGGGACAATTCGAAATTGACGACCGTGATCAGAATACACCATACATCAAGAAACTTCGCGTGGTGACTACGATTACCTATTCATTGAAGAATTAA